From Buchnera aphidicola (Nurudea shiraii), the proteins below share one genomic window:
- a CDS encoding Rid family detoxifying hydrolase: MNTNECNKDIGSHPIGPYTTAIQVENLIFISGQISSSIDKNNENNSIILQTKNILKNIKCILKRYNAKVENVIKTTLFITDLEKLNIVNDTYKKFFSKYSNRFPTRSCVEVSKLPQNSLIEIEAIAYKSLT; this comes from the coding sequence ATGAATACAAACGAATGTAATAAAGATATAGGGTCACATCCTATAGGACCGTATACAACAGCAATACAAGTAGAAAATTTAATTTTCATATCAGGACAAATTTCTAGTTCCATTGATAAAAATAATGAAAATAACAGTATTATACTTCAAACTAAAAATATATTAAAAAATATCAAATGTATTTTAAAAAGATATAATGCTAAAGTTGAAAACGTCATAAAAACTACTTTATTTATAACTGATCTAGAAAAATTAAATATTGTCAATGATACCTACAAAAAGTTTTTTTCAAAATATTCTAATCGTTTCCCTACTAGATCTTGTGTTGAAGTATCTAAATTACCACAAAACTCTTTGATTGAAATCGAAGCTATCGCATATAAAAGTTTGACTTAA
- a CDS encoding rhodanese-related sulfurtransferase, whose product MTVLHNLVSNKKLKNKMLFDDVSRITISFYKYFLIHNPKKLRDDWYINFKRFGILGRVYIAKEGINAQISIPINMYSRAKNFIRNYSNVLKDVWINIALDNRKAFWVLKMKVKNTILADHLSKNFYDLNYTGKYLNAIDVNIMLNQKNVIFLDIRNCYEYKIGHFKRAINIPVNTFKMQLEEIIKFLKDEKEKKIVMYCTGGIRCEKASAFMLYNGFKNIYQIKGGIIGYVNSAKKYGIPIFFQGKNFVFDARISEKVSNHVLSKCSQCNEYCDFYKNCYNQSCHNLFLQCLKCSKKFENFCSKHCYYVSKMKSKIIQ is encoded by the coding sequence ATGACTGTGTTACATAATTTAGTTTCTAATAAAAAATTAAAAAATAAGATGTTGTTTGATGATGTTTCTAGAATAACAATATCTTTTTACAAATATTTTTTAATTCATAATCCTAAAAAATTGAGAGACGACTGGTATATAAATTTTAAAAGATTCGGTATTTTAGGAAGAGTATATATAGCTAAAGAAGGAATTAACGCTCAAATAAGCATTCCTATTAATATGTATAGTAGAGCAAAAAATTTTATTCGAAATTATTCTAATGTACTAAAAGATGTTTGGATTAATATTGCATTGGATAATAGGAAAGCTTTCTGGGTATTAAAAATGAAAGTGAAAAATACTATTTTAGCTGATCATTTGTCTAAAAATTTTTATGATTTAAATTATACTGGAAAGTATTTAAATGCTATAGATGTTAATATTATGTTGAATCAAAAAAATGTAATTTTTTTAGATATACGTAATTGTTATGAATATAAAATTGGGCATTTTAAAAGAGCTATAAATATTCCAGTAAATACTTTTAAAATGCAGTTGGAAGAAATTATTAAATTTTTAAAAGATGAAAAAGAAAAAAAAATTGTAATGTATTGCACTGGAGGAATAAGATGTGAAAAGGCATCAGCATTCATGTTATATAATGGATTTAAAAATATATATCAAATAAAGGGAGGAATTATTGGATATGTTAATAGTGCTAAGAAATATGGAATTCCTATTTTTTTCCAAGGAAAAAATTTTGTTTTTGATGCGAGAATAAGTGAAAAAGTTTCGAATCATGTTTTGTCAAAATGTTCTCAATGTAATGAATATTGTGATTTCTATAAAAATTGTTACAATCAATCTTGTCACAATTTATTTCTTCAATGTTTAAAATGTTCAAAAAAGTTTGAAAATTTTTGTTCAAAGCATTGTTATTATGTTAGTAAAATGAAGTCTAAAATTATTCAGTAG
- a CDS encoding leucyl aminopeptidase — protein sequence MKYNLDYTKISQSNFNCLILGFFEDAKIYGSLKDLDKISNGYIKKVISNKEIEGKNKQFLFLHNVPNITSKRILLLGFGKKCSFNIHRYIEIIKMSFKIVQELPIHNAKYFISDMDVQGLNIYWKIRHFIAIIQENIYCFNKFKTIRSKPFFVLKKIFFDVNLNDDILYVKQAIKHGIAISKGIKLAKDLSNTPPNICTPAYLSYKSKQLSLKYPKIMSVNIIDHNDMKNLKMNAYLSVGSGSKNKPMMSVIKYQGDQKYASKNIVFIGKGVTFDSGGISLKPSNNMEEMKYDMSGAAVVLGLMVFISELQLPINVIGILAGCENMLSGGSLRPSDILTTMSGKTIEVLNTDAEGRLIICDVLTYVERFNPDIVIDIATLTGSCVVALGNYVTGLMSNNNKLAKEIEKASVQTDDKVWSLPLFYEYYKSLESNIADLNNTGGKYAGAITAACFLSKFSEKYKWAHLDIAGTAWISKGRKCSTGRPMSLLAQFILNKLKN from the coding sequence ATGAAATATAATCTAGATTACACAAAAATAAGTCAAAGTAACTTTAACTGTTTAATTTTAGGATTCTTTGAAGATGCAAAAATTTACGGATCTCTTAAAGATTTAGATAAAATTTCTAATGGTTATATAAAAAAAGTAATTAGTAATAAAGAAATAGAAGGAAAAAACAAACAATTTTTGTTTTTACACAATGTTCCTAATATCACTTCTAAAAGGATTCTATTACTTGGATTTGGAAAAAAATGCTCGTTTAATATACATCGATATATAGAAATTATTAAAATGAGTTTTAAGATTGTTCAGGAATTACCAATTCATAATGCAAAATATTTTATTTCTGATATGGATGTACAAGGATTAAATATATATTGGAAAATTAGACATTTTATTGCAATAATTCAGGAAAATATATATTGTTTTAATAAGTTTAAAACTATACGATCAAAACCCTTTTTTGTGTTAAAGAAAATTTTTTTTGATGTTAACTTAAATGACGATATATTGTATGTAAAACAAGCTATTAAACATGGAATAGCTATTTCAAAAGGAATAAAACTTGCTAAAGATTTGTCAAATACTCCACCTAATATTTGTACTCCTGCATATCTTTCTTATAAATCTAAACAATTATCTTTAAAATATCCAAAAATTATGAGTGTAAATATTATTGATCATAATGATATGAAAAATTTAAAAATGAATGCATATTTGTCTGTTGGTAGTGGATCTAAAAATAAACCTATGATGTCTGTTATTAAATATCAAGGTGATCAAAAATATGCATCTAAAAATATTGTTTTCATAGGAAAAGGTGTTACTTTTGATTCTGGAGGTATTTCTTTAAAACCTTCTAATAATATGGAAGAAATGAAATATGATATGTCTGGAGCAGCAGTTGTATTGGGATTAATGGTTTTTATATCTGAATTACAATTGCCTATAAATGTCATAGGAATATTAGCGGGATGTGAAAACATGTTAAGCGGGGGGTCTTTAAGACCTAGTGATATTTTAACTACAATGTCTGGAAAAACAATAGAAGTATTAAATACAGACGCTGAAGGCAGATTGATAATATGTGATGTATTAACTTATGTAGAAAGGTTTAATCCTGATATAGTTATTGATATAGCTACGTTAACTGGATCTTGTGTAGTTGCATTAGGAAATTATGTAACTGGATTAATGTCCAACAATAATAAATTAGCTAAAGAAATAGAAAAAGCAAGTGTTCAAACAGATGATAAAGTGTGGAGTTTGCCTTTGTTTTATGAATATTATAAAAGTTTAGAATCAAATATAGCCGATCTTAATAATACTGGAGGAAAATACGCGGGTGCCATTACTGCTGCCTGTTTCTTATCTAAATTTTCAGAGAAATATAAATGGGCACATTTAGATATTGCTGGAACTGCATGGATTTCGAAAGGAAGAAAATGTTCAACGGGTCGTCCTATGTCGTTACTTGCTCAATTTATTTTAAATAAATTAAAAAATTAG
- the pyrI gene encoding aspartate carbamoyltransferase regulatory subunit — MNHIKKLEVEAINCGSVIDHIPICIGFKLLTLFKLSKIEERIIIGLNLPSKKIIKKDLIKIENIFLTGNQIDQLSIYAPYATVNYINNYKLIDKIFLNVPHQINKILLCPNNNCISNDIEISSSFKFKKNNNMYLICKYCEKEFKKTLF, encoded by the coding sequence ATGAATCATATTAAAAAATTAGAAGTAGAAGCAATTAATTGCGGAAGTGTTATTGATCATATCCCTATTTGTATAGGCTTCAAATTATTAACACTATTTAAACTTTCAAAAATAGAAGAGCGTATTATAATAGGATTAAATTTACCTTCAAAAAAAATAATTAAAAAAGATCTAATAAAAATAGAAAACATATTTTTAACTGGTAATCAAATAGATCAATTATCAATCTATGCTCCATACGCTACAGTAAATTATATTAACAATTATAAATTAATAGATAAGATATTTCTTAATGTACCACATCAAATAAATAAAATCTTGCTATGTCCTAATAATAATTGCATCAGTAATGACATAGAAATATCATCTAGCTTTAAATTTAAAAAAAATAATAATATGTATTTAATATGTAAATATTGTGAAAAAGAATTTAAAAAAACATTATTTTAG
- a CDS encoding valine--tRNA ligase — protein sequence MKKHFDPAQIEEKLYNFWEVNNYFKPDLKYKKSNFCIILPPPNITGDLHIGHAFQYTIMDILIRYNRMKGKNTFWQVGTDHAGIATQIVLEKKILLEDKKTLKECGKKNFIKKAWKWKEKLSKNITNQMRRLGMSVDWSKEKFTLDSEMSYAVREAFIVLYNQKLIYKRKKLVNWDPILKTVVSDLEVKHCDSKNSMWYIKYFIINDDTNLTHNVQQHKYLIVATTRPETLFGDTAIAVHPEDMRYSTLIGKKVLVPLINRVIPIIGDNFVKMKKGTGCVKITPAHDFNDFDVSLRHNLPMINVFTEDGNISHIAKEYNINGEPSFLYSEEIPIRFQNLNRFVAREKILKELIKNQQLDKTEIQNVTLAYGDRSNSIIEPFLTDQWYLNVSLLAKQASKVVQDGYISFIPKKYEKIYFSWMKNVKDWCISRQLWWGHQIPIWYDLHHNIYVGHNECEIRKKYMLPNNIKLKQDKNVLDTWFSSGLWVFASLGWPKKTKILNMFYPTNIIVSGFDIIFFWISRMIMLSIHFIKDTNIFSKVPFKIAYITGLICDENGKKMSKSKGNVIDPLDIIDGITLENLIKKRTKNMLQPSLKNQILKNTTKTFPNGIDATGVDALRFTCSSLSNQTKYINWNLHRLYICRNFCNKLWNASRFVLLNLNKELLMQGKKVILSTTDKWIMLKLNITIKKYRIALDTYRFDIASSILHEFIWKTFCDFYIELVKSFITSCSKLELIGTQRTMLYVLESILRLAHPIIPFITEEIWQKVRIFLDIKKNTNSIILRPFPKYKERLKNKSILKDMKWIRDVFLIVRQHRMNVKLSYKESISIYFKNINLEVQKMIEKYKEYLKNVLYLKSITIFSGKKNKSLFSTYLIRETEILIPISKKFLREIELRKVEKEILKVSLKIDQLQLRLSNQKFLDNASFEIIKNTRNRLVQFQLIHNQLSLKKKMLF from the coding sequence ATGAAAAAACATTTTGATCCTGCACAAATAGAAGAAAAGTTATATAATTTTTGGGAAGTTAATAATTATTTCAAACCGGATTTGAAATATAAAAAATCTAACTTTTGTATTATACTTCCTCCTCCAAATATTACTGGTGATTTACATATAGGACATGCGTTTCAGTATACGATTATGGACATTTTAATAAGATATAATCGTATGAAAGGAAAAAATACCTTTTGGCAGGTAGGCACTGATCACGCTGGGATAGCTACTCAAATTGTTCTTGAAAAAAAAATATTATTAGAAGACAAAAAAACACTTAAAGAATGTGGAAAAAAAAATTTTATAAAAAAAGCTTGGAAATGGAAAGAAAAACTTTCAAAAAACATTACTAATCAAATGCGTAGACTAGGAATGTCTGTAGATTGGAGTAAAGAAAAATTTACTTTGGATTCTGAAATGTCTTATGCAGTTAGGGAGGCTTTTATAGTTTTATATAATCAAAAATTAATATATAAAAGAAAAAAGCTAGTTAATTGGGACCCTATTTTAAAGACAGTAGTTTCTGATCTGGAAGTAAAGCATTGTGATTCTAAAAACAGTATGTGGTATATAAAATATTTTATAATTAATGACGATACTAATTTAACACATAATGTACAACAACACAAGTACTTAATAGTAGCTACTACGCGACCTGAGACACTTTTTGGAGATACAGCGATTGCAGTTCATCCTGAAGATATGCGATATAGTACGTTAATAGGAAAAAAAGTATTAGTTCCATTAATTAATAGAGTTATTCCTATTATTGGAGATAATTTCGTTAAAATGAAAAAAGGAACGGGATGTGTTAAAATTACTCCTGCTCATGATTTCAACGATTTTGATGTCAGTTTACGACATAATTTACCTATGATAAATGTTTTTACTGAAGATGGAAATATTTCTCATATTGCAAAAGAATATAATATAAATGGAGAACCTTCGTTTTTATATTCTGAAGAAATTCCTATTAGATTTCAGAATTTAAATAGATTTGTAGCGCGAGAAAAAATTTTAAAAGAATTGATTAAAAATCAGCAATTAGATAAAACAGAAATACAAAATGTTACTCTTGCATATGGTGATCGAAGTAATTCTATTATTGAGCCTTTTTTAACTGATCAGTGGTATTTAAATGTTTCGTTATTAGCAAAACAAGCATCTAAAGTTGTACAAGATGGATATATAAGCTTTATTCCTAAAAAATATGAAAAAATTTACTTTTCCTGGATGAAGAACGTTAAAGATTGGTGTATTTCTAGACAGTTGTGGTGGGGACATCAGATTCCTATTTGGTATGATTTACATCATAACATATATGTCGGGCATAACGAATGCGAAATAAGAAAAAAATATATGTTACCTAACAATATAAAATTAAAACAAGATAAAAATGTATTGGATACATGGTTTTCTTCAGGTTTATGGGTTTTTGCATCATTAGGATGGCCAAAAAAAACTAAAATTTTAAATATGTTTTATCCAACTAATATAATTGTAAGCGGTTTTGACATAATTTTTTTTTGGATTTCTAGAATGATTATGCTTAGTATTCATTTTATAAAAGATACTAATATTTTTTCTAAAGTTCCTTTTAAAATAGCATATATCACAGGTTTAATTTGTGACGAAAATGGAAAAAAAATGTCTAAATCGAAAGGAAACGTAATTGATCCATTAGATATAATTGATGGTATTACACTAGAAAATTTAATTAAAAAAAGAACAAAGAACATGTTACAACCTTCTTTAAAAAATCAAATTTTAAAAAATACCACAAAAACATTTCCTAATGGTATTGATGCTACTGGTGTGGATGCATTGAGATTTACTTGTTCATCTTTATCGAATCAAACTAAATATATTAATTGGAATTTGCATCGTTTATATATTTGTAGAAATTTTTGTAATAAACTTTGGAACGCAAGTCGATTTGTATTATTGAATCTTAATAAAGAACTACTTATGCAAGGTAAGAAAGTTATATTATCAACCACTGACAAATGGATTATGTTAAAACTTAATATTACAATAAAAAAATATAGAATTGCGTTAGATACGTATCGATTTGATATAGCTTCAAGTATATTGCATGAATTTATTTGGAAAACATTTTGCGATTTTTATATAGAGTTAGTAAAATCATTTATTACTTCTTGTTCAAAACTAGAATTAATTGGAACTCAACGTACTATGTTATATGTTTTAGAATCAATTTTACGTTTAGCTCATCCTATTATTCCATTTATTACTGAAGAAATTTGGCAAAAAGTTCGAATTTTTTTAGATATAAAAAAAAATACTAATAGCATTATATTGCGTCCGTTTCCTAAATATAAAGAACGTTTAAAAAACAAAAGTATATTAAAAGATATGAAGTGGATTAGAGACGTATTCTTAATAGTACGTCAGCATAGAATGAATGTAAAGTTATCCTATAAAGAATCAATATCTATATATTTTAAAAACATAAATTTAGAAGTACAGAAGATGATTGAAAAATATAAAGAATATTTAAAAAATGTTTTATATCTGAAAAGTATTACTATATTTTCAGGTAAGAAAAACAAATCTTTATTTTCAACATATTTAATTCGTGAAACAGAGATATTAATTCCTATATCAAAGAAATTTTTAAGAGAAATAGAATTAAGAAAAGTAGAAAAAGAAATTTTAAAAGTAAGTTTAAAAATAGATCAATTACAATTAAGATTGTCAAATCAAAAATTTTTAGATAATGCTTCTTTTGAAATTATTAAGAATACTAGAAATCGTTTAGTTCAATTTCAATTAATTCACAATCAGTTATCTTTAAAAAAGAAAATGTTGTTTTAA
- the argF gene encoding ornithine carbamoyltransferase gives MNTLYKKSCLRLLDFNSREIQHIIKVAGSLKNLKKNGKEKCYLNNKKIVLIFDKESTRTRCAFEVAAFDQGANVTYLGPGSTHLEYKESIQDTARVLSRMYNGIQYRGHNHKTIESLKKYSTIPVWNGLTKKFHPTQILADLLTIKELLPFKSLSNVSCAYVGDAKNNIGNTLLEAASLLGFNLRLVAPIELWPQSNFFLKCKLQANKNGGDIICTENIKIGVRHVDIIYTDVWISMGESKEMWNNRVKLLKKYQVNSDMIHLTQNKNVQVLHCLPSFHDESTIIGKKIIQENNLKNGIEITNDIFELYSNTIFEQSENRLHTIKALMITSLIENFSY, from the coding sequence ATGAACACATTATACAAAAAAAGTTGTCTTAGATTGCTAGATTTCAATAGTCGTGAAATTCAACATATTATCAAAGTAGCAGGTTCTTTAAAAAATTTAAAAAAAAATGGAAAAGAAAAATGCTATTTAAACAATAAAAAAATTGTTCTAATTTTTGACAAAGAATCTACAAGAACAAGATGTGCATTTGAAGTTGCAGCATTTGATCAAGGAGCGAATGTTACATATTTAGGTCCTGGTAGTACTCATTTAGAATATAAAGAATCAATTCAAGATACTGCAAGAGTGTTAAGTCGCATGTATAACGGAATTCAGTATCGTGGTCATAACCATAAAACCATTGAATCTTTAAAAAAATATTCTACTATACCAGTATGGAATGGATTAACAAAAAAATTTCATCCTACGCAAATTTTGGCAGATTTATTAACTATTAAAGAATTGTTACCTTTCAAATCATTATCTAATGTTAGTTGTGCCTATGTTGGAGATGCAAAAAATAACATAGGAAACACTTTATTAGAAGCAGCATCACTACTAGGATTTAATTTACGTCTGGTTGCTCCTATAGAACTCTGGCCTCAATCAAACTTTTTTTTGAAATGTAAACTACAAGCAAATAAAAATGGAGGAGACATAATTTGTACAGAAAATATTAAAATAGGAGTACGACATGTAGATATTATTTACACTGATGTATGGATTTCTATGGGAGAATCGAAAGAAATGTGGAATAATCGTGTAAAACTATTGAAAAAATATCAAGTAAATTCTGATATGATTCATTTAACACAAAACAAAAACGTTCAAGTTTTACACTGTTTACCATCTTTTCATGATGAAAGTACTATTATAGGAAAAAAAATAATACAAGAAAACAATTTAAAAAATGGTATAGAAATTACTAATGATATATTTGAACTATATTCAAATACAATTTTTGAACAATCTGAAAATCGACTGCATACAATCAAAGCACTTATGATCACTAGTCTTATAGAAAATTTTTCTTATTAA
- a CDS encoding DEAD/DEAH box helicase, with amino-acid sequence MYTYKKTFSNLGLNSSIINALNDIGYVEPSPIQSACIPYLLSGQDVLGMAQTGSGKTAAFALPLLNNVKLHLKIPQILVLTPTRELAVQVAEAFSCFSKNLIGLRVLPLYGGQKYDVQLKILRKGPQIIVGTPGRLLDHLKRGTLNLSNLNGLVLDEADEMLRMGFIEDVENIMSQIPMNHQTALFSATMPDAIRRISKRFMKNPKEIKIQSNTITRPDIQQKFWIVYGRKTDALVRFLEAEDFSATIIFVRTKNATLEVSEALGNHGYNSAALNGDMNQSLREQTLEKLKDGRLDILIATDVASRGLDVDRISLVINYDIPMDVESYVHRIGRTGRAGRKGKALLFVENRERRLLRNIERIMKVNMTEVKLPKIEFLSKRRLEKFAKKVQFQLESQDLDQYRKLLPKLISLEKLDIELLAAALLKMAQGERPLIIKPDISMYAFRNTIERKNYVNRYHDTKKNFQLHRGNKENNNMNLYRIEVGKNDGVEVRHIVGAIANEGNISSKNIGSVKLFSTYSTVELPKKLSTVLSKLFSHTKILNKLINMKMLHNVKHQNNYRYGNKKKNYNKESFNSKKIIDQTKITKNTYKDNKHILSYHRKVI; translated from the coding sequence ATTTATACTTATAAAAAAACATTTTCTAATTTAGGTTTAAATTCGTCTATCATAAATGCATTGAATGATATAGGATATGTTGAACCTTCTCCTATTCAATCTGCATGTATTCCATACCTTTTATCTGGACAAGATGTATTAGGGATGGCACAAACAGGAAGTGGAAAAACTGCTGCTTTTGCTTTACCTTTATTAAATAATGTTAAGTTACATTTAAAAATTCCTCAAATTTTAGTTTTAACACCTACTCGTGAACTAGCAGTTCAAGTTGCTGAGGCTTTTTCTTGTTTCTCAAAAAATTTAATTGGATTACGTGTACTACCGTTATATGGTGGTCAAAAATATGATGTGCAATTAAAAATCTTGAGAAAAGGACCTCAAATTATAGTTGGTACTCCAGGTCGTTTACTTGATCATTTGAAAAGAGGGACATTGAATTTATCTAATTTAAATGGTTTGGTATTAGATGAAGCTGATGAGATGTTAAGAATGGGATTTATAGAAGATGTAGAAAATATTATGTCTCAAATTCCAATGAATCATCAAACAGCTTTATTTTCAGCTACCATGCCGGATGCTATTCGAAGAATTTCTAAAAGATTTATGAAAAATCCAAAAGAAATTAAAATTCAATCTAATACTATTACACGTCCTGATATTCAACAGAAGTTTTGGATAGTATATGGTAGAAAAACTGATGCATTAGTACGTTTTTTAGAAGCAGAAGATTTTTCTGCAACAATCATATTTGTACGAACTAAAAACGCGACATTAGAAGTCTCTGAAGCTTTAGGAAATCATGGTTATAACAGTGCTGCATTAAATGGAGATATGAATCAATCTCTTAGAGAACAAACGTTAGAGAAATTAAAAGATGGAAGATTAGATATATTAATAGCCACTGACGTTGCTTCTAGAGGATTAGATGTTGATCGAATAAGTTTAGTAATTAACTATGATATTCCTATGGATGTAGAATCGTATGTACATCGTATTGGTCGTACAGGAAGAGCAGGTAGAAAAGGAAAAGCATTATTATTTGTTGAAAATCGAGAGAGACGTTTATTAAGAAATATTGAACGAATTATGAAAGTAAATATGACAGAAGTAAAATTACCAAAAATTGAATTTTTAAGTAAGCGTAGATTAGAAAAATTTGCAAAAAAAGTACAATTTCAATTAGAAAGTCAAGATCTAGATCAATATCGCAAGTTATTACCTAAGTTAATATCTTTAGAAAAATTAGACATAGAATTGTTAGCAGCTGCGTTATTGAAAATGGCACAAGGAGAACGGCCTCTTATTATTAAACCTGATATTTCAATGTATGCATTTCGAAATACAATCGAACGTAAAAATTATGTTAATCGATATCATGATACTAAAAAGAATTTTCAACTTCATCGAGGAAATAAAGAAAATAATAATATGAATTTATATCGAATTGAAGTGGGAAAAAACGATGGTGTAGAAGTACGTCATATTGTTGGAGCAATTGCTAATGAGGGGAACATTAGCAGTAAAAATATTGGTAGCGTTAAATTATTTTCAACTTATTCTACAGTTGAATTACCAAAAAAATTATCAACAGTTTTATCAAAATTGTTTTCTCATACTAAAATACTCAATAAATTAATTAATATGAAAATGTTGCATAATGTAAAACATCAAAATAATTATCGATATGGAAATAAGAAAAAAAATTATAATAAAGAATCTTTTAATTCTAAAAAAATAATTGATCAAACAAAAATCACTAAAAATACGTATAAAGATAATAAACATATCCTTTCTTATCATCGTAAAGTTATTTAA
- a CDS encoding ATP-binding cassette domain-containing protein — translation MALIYVQNASFTFNHIALLNQINFKINKRDRICLIGNNGTGKSTFLNILTKEEPLDSGFVIYKNNVIVKYLKQNVIYNNTQSVYEFICEGIEQDSEHLKDYFNLLKHQNSKTSSYCLNILKKLENIFNKKNLWKKKEKVENIIKSLNLNEQDMISSLSRGCLKKAELGKILISDPDLMILDEPTNYLDIITINWLEEFLIKNLKSVLFVSHNRSFINKVSTKIINLNRGNLISWTGNYDSFLKEQYNNVCLSQIKQKKFNKKLKKEILWANSGVQARSTKNESRIKELKRMINEKNSNTTCRNTINILINQDNYKGDIFFKLREICFKKNDTNLIYNFSDTIKKGEKIALIGANGSGKSTLLKLILGQLHPDNGSIFSNSNVKIAYFDQTRVEINLENTVLENLSSIKEEILINSKKYHKLKYLESFLFPKEKIKLQAKKLSGGEINKLLLAKLFLKKSNVLILDEPTNDLDLESLKNLENALQKYTGVILFISHDETFVKNIANKYWNFEKNGYIQKYLNFHSMKILKNSKKYSKYNLILKKKNKTLQNKKKHSFLNYNLKKELKNILNKIEKTENDIAKLQNNVNSSNFFSYTLSVQKKEILNQLKILEKNLKKYLLRWEYLELQIDKTNN, via the coding sequence ATGGCGTTAATTTATGTACAAAATGCAAGCTTTACATTCAATCATATTGCATTGTTAAATCAAATAAATTTCAAAATAAATAAACGAGATAGAATTTGTTTAATAGGTAATAATGGAACAGGAAAATCTACTTTCCTTAACATACTTACAAAAGAAGAACCTCTAGATTCTGGATTTGTTATATATAAAAATAACGTAATAGTAAAATACTTAAAACAAAACGTAATCTATAACAATACTCAGTCTGTTTATGAATTTATTTGCGAAGGAATAGAACAAGATTCTGAACATTTAAAAGATTATTTTAACCTTTTAAAACACCAAAACTCTAAAACATCCTCATATTGTTTAAACATATTAAAAAAACTAGAAAACATATTTAATAAAAAGAACTTGTGGAAAAAAAAAGAAAAAGTTGAAAACATCATAAAAAGTCTCAATTTAAACGAACAAGATATGATATCTTCGTTATCTAGAGGTTGCCTTAAAAAAGCAGAATTAGGAAAGATATTAATAAGTGATCCTGACCTAATGATATTAGACGAACCTACAAACTATTTAGATATTATTACAATTAATTGGTTAGAAGAGTTTTTAATAAAAAACTTAAAAAGTGTATTATTTGTCTCTCATAATCGGTCTTTTATAAACAAAGTATCTACAAAAATTATCAATTTAAATCGTGGAAATTTAATTTCTTGGACAGGAAACTATGATTCTTTTTTAAAAGAACAATATAACAATGTTTGTTTATCTCAAATAAAACAAAAAAAATTTAATAAAAAACTCAAAAAAGAAATACTATGGGCTAACAGCGGAGTACAAGCAAGATCTACTAAAAATGAAAGTCGCATTAAAGAATTAAAACGTATGATAAATGAAAAAAATTCTAATACAACATGCAGAAACACAATAAACATTTTAATAAATCAAGATAACTATAAAGGAGATATTTTCTTTAAATTAAGAGAAATATGCTTTAAAAAAAATGATACTAACTTAATTTATAATTTTTCTGATACTATAAAAAAAGGGGAAAAAATTGCATTAATAGGAGCTAATGGAAGCGGAAAAAGTACGCTGTTAAAATTAATATTAGGACAACTACATCCTGATAACGGAAGTATTTTTTCTAATTCAAATGTTAAAATTGCATATTTTGATCAAACTAGAGTTGAAATTAATTTAGAAAATACTGTATTAGAAAATTTATCTTCTATAAAAGAAGAAATATTAATTAATTCAAAAAAATATCACAAATTGAAATATCTAGAAAGTTTTTTATTTCCAAAAGAAAAAATTAAGCTACAAGCAAAAAAATTATCAGGAGGAGAAATAAACAAATTATTATTAGCTAAATTATTTTTAAAAAAAAGTAATGTACTAATATTAGATGAACCTACTAATGACTTAGATCTAGAATCATTAAAGAATTTAGAAAACGCATTACAAAAATATACAGGAGTAATACTGTTTATTAGTCATGATGAAACGTTCGTAAAAAATATAGCTAATAAGTATTGGAATTTTGAAAAAAACGGATATATACAAAAATATCTAAATTTTCATAGTATGAAAATACTAAAAAACTCTAAGAAATATTCAAAATATAACTTAATCCTTAAAAAGAAAAATAAAACACTTCAAAATAAAAAAAAACATAGTTTTCTAAATTACAACTTAAAAAAAGAACTTAAAAACATACTGAATAAAATAGAAAAAACAGAAAATGATATAGCAAAATTACAAAATAATGTCAACTCTTCAAATTTTTTCTCATATACACTCTCTGTTCAAAAAAAAGAAATATTAAATCAGCTAAAGATTTTAGAAAAAAACTTAAAAAAGTATTTATTAAGATGGGAATACTTAGAGTTACAAATTGATAAAACAAACAATTAA